From a region of the Candidatus Azobacteroides pseudotrichonymphae genomovar. CFP2 genome:
- the trxA gene encoding thioredoxin: MAIQITDNNFNELLASTKPLIVDFWAEWCAPCRMIAPIIEELASEYKERVIIGKVNVDQNEELSSKYNIRSIPTLLFFKNGELVDKQIGGTSKNDIEVKIKTLL; encoded by the coding sequence ATGGCAATACAAATTACAGACAACAACTTTAATGAATTACTGGCTTCAACCAAACCTTTGATAGTGGATTTTTGGGCGGAATGGTGTGCCCCTTGTCGAATGATTGCTCCCATTATAGAAGAACTTGCATCGGAGTATAAAGAGAGAGTTATTATCGGGAAAGTGAATGTGGATCAAAATGAAGAGTTATCTAGTAAATATAACATACGAAGCATTCCCACTCTTCTTTTTTTTAAAAATGGAGAATTAGTAGATAAACAAATCGGCGGAACTTCTAAAAATGATATAGAAGTCAAGATTAAAACTTTACTATGA
- a CDS encoding argininosuccinate synthase, with product MKRKVVLAYSGGLDTSFCVMYLSQELGYEVYTALANTGGFTEEDLKKVEKRAYKLGAKKHVNLDITKEFYEKGIKYMIFGNVLRGATYPISVSSERIFQAIAIINYTKKIKADYVAHGSTGAGNDQVRFDLTFDVLAQGINIITPIRDMVLTREYEINYLKQHGFEADFIKMEYSINQGLWGTSIGGKETLRSEQTLPENAYPSQLQKQGEEILKISYEHGEISAANGKEYQDKVKAIQEIECIASRYAIGRDMHVGDTIIGIKGRVGFEAAAPLVIINAHRMLEKHTLTKWQQYWKDQLGNWYGMFLHEAQYLEPVMRDIESFLQSSQRNVTGTVIIRLRPYQYTLIGVESDFDLMKTNFGKYGEINKAWTPDDIKGFTKIMAIPSKIYHMIQEKNRKK from the coding sequence ATGAAACGAAAAGTAGTTTTGGCATACAGTGGCGGTTTGGACACATCTTTTTGTGTCATGTACCTGTCTCAAGAGTTGGGTTATGAGGTGTATACTGCTTTAGCGAATACAGGAGGATTTACAGAAGAAGATTTGAAAAAAGTGGAAAAACGTGCATACAAATTGGGAGCAAAAAAGCATGTAAATCTTGATATTACTAAAGAATTCTACGAAAAAGGCATTAAATATATGATTTTTGGTAATGTACTTCGTGGTGCAACTTATCCTATATCAGTTAGTTCAGAGCGCATTTTTCAAGCTATTGCTATAATTAACTACACTAAAAAAATAAAAGCTGATTATGTAGCTCACGGAAGTACTGGAGCTGGGAATGACCAAGTTCGTTTCGATCTGACCTTTGATGTATTAGCACAAGGAATTAACATTATCACTCCAATAAGAGATATGGTACTTACTCGTGAATATGAAATCAATTACTTGAAACAGCATGGGTTTGAGGCTGATTTTATCAAAATGGAGTATTCCATAAATCAAGGTCTTTGGGGAACAAGTATTGGAGGGAAGGAAACATTAAGATCAGAACAAACTTTACCAGAAAATGCCTATCCATCTCAACTACAAAAACAAGGAGAAGAAATTTTAAAAATTTCTTATGAACATGGTGAAATATCAGCTGCTAATGGAAAAGAATATCAAGACAAAGTAAAAGCAATACAAGAAATAGAGTGCATAGCATCACGTTATGCTATTGGACGTGATATGCATGTTGGTGATACAATTATTGGGATTAAAGGACGTGTGGGATTTGAAGCAGCTGCCCCTTTAGTGATCATCAATGCACACAGAATGTTGGAAAAACATACTTTGACCAAATGGCAACAATATTGGAAGGATCAATTAGGGAATTGGTATGGAATGTTCTTACATGAAGCTCAATACCTTGAACCAGTAATGCGAGATATTGAATCTTTTCTGCAAAGCTCACAAAGAAATGTAACAGGAACAGTAATCATCCGCCTACGACCTTATCAATACACATTAATAGGTGTAGAAAGTGATTTTGATCTGATGAAAACAAATTTTGGTAAATATGGAGAAATCAATAAAGCTTGGACACCAGATGATATTAAAGGATTTACAAAAATAATGGCTATTCCAAGTAAGATATATCATATGATACAGGAAAAGAATAGAAAGAAGTGA
- a CDS encoding GNAT family N-acetyltransferase produces MNREIEILIANENHIRYVPTILKTIEDAAKVRGTGIAKRTLGYLEQKIREGKAVIAFLNGEFAGFCYIESWGNKQYVANSGLIVIDKFRGQGLAKKIKEKSFILSKEKYPKAKLFGLTSGAAVMKINTALGYVPVTFAELTDDEAFWRGCQGCVNYDILQRTNRRYCICTAMLYDPQKE; encoded by the coding sequence ATGAATCGGGAAATCGAAATATTAATCGCTAATGAAAATCATATTAGATATGTTCCGACGATATTGAAAACCATTGAAGACGCGGCAAAAGTAAGAGGTACAGGTATTGCTAAACGTACTCTTGGATATCTGGAACAGAAAATAAGGGAAGGAAAAGCTGTTATTGCTTTTCTAAATGGTGAGTTTGCTGGCTTTTGTTACATAGAAAGTTGGGGGAATAAACAATATGTTGCTAATTCTGGACTAATCGTAATAGATAAATTTCGAGGACAAGGATTAGCAAAAAAAATCAAGGAAAAATCTTTTATACTATCAAAGGAAAAGTACCCTAAAGCCAAATTATTCGGGTTAACTTCTGGAGCAGCAGTAATGAAAATCAACACAGCTTTAGGTTATGTACCGGTAACTTTTGCTGAGCTAACAGATGATGAAGCATTTTGGAGAGGATGCCAAGGATGTGTAAATTACGACATCTTACAACGAACAAACCGCCGCTATTGTATTTGTACAGCTATGTTATATGACCCTCAAAAAGAGTAG